In a genomic window of Roseofilum casamattae BLCC-M143:
- the pyk gene encoding pyruvate kinase yields the protein MKSLISRTKVVATIGPASNSLDVLRELVQAGMRVARLNFSHGSYDDHAQVVSRLRQVSEEFSVPVTLLQDLQGPKIRAGQLPDGAMELIPGQSVVLIPLNDYQQEANTIPIDYPFLAEEAEPGAQILLDDGLLELKIAAIANNKVTCEVIEGGLLKSRKGVNLPSLALCLPSMTPKDKDDLLFGLEQRVDWVSLSFVRTAEDILALRQFLKDHNAEEIQVMAKIEKPQAIENLEAIAAECDGIMVARGDLGVEMSPEKVPKLQKRIIQLCNQRGIPVITATQMLESMIHNPRPTRAEASDVANAIIDGTDAVMLSGESAVGAYPVKAVEMLVKIACSTEEDAQFPNYPPLEIDETHALSEALRTIDRILDLRCIACFTTSGYTAMLAAAERPKVPVVAFTPRDVVYHRLNLVWGVKPLLLKHPELALEELLDIMSDRLLQEELVIPGDKILMLGGSPIQQTRGTNFLKIHTV from the coding sequence TTGAAATCTTTAATTTCTCGAACCAAAGTTGTTGCCACTATCGGTCCGGCGAGCAATAGCCTGGACGTATTGCGAGAGTTAGTGCAAGCGGGAATGCGAGTGGCGCGGCTCAATTTTTCCCATGGCAGCTATGACGACCACGCACAAGTAGTTTCGCGCTTGCGACAGGTTTCGGAAGAGTTTTCTGTTCCCGTGACGTTGCTACAAGATTTGCAGGGGCCGAAGATTCGTGCGGGCCAGTTACCGGACGGTGCGATGGAGTTAATTCCAGGTCAGTCCGTTGTTCTGATACCTTTAAACGATTACCAGCAGGAAGCCAATACAATTCCCATTGACTATCCCTTTTTAGCAGAAGAAGCCGAACCGGGAGCGCAGATTTTACTCGATGATGGGTTACTCGAATTAAAGATTGCCGCGATCGCCAACAACAAAGTCACGTGTGAGGTAATTGAAGGAGGACTACTGAAAAGCCGAAAGGGAGTCAATCTACCTTCATTAGCCTTGTGCTTGCCATCGATGACCCCAAAAGATAAAGACGATTTGTTGTTTGGTTTAGAACAGCGAGTAGACTGGGTTTCCCTCAGTTTTGTCCGCACCGCTGAAGATATTCTCGCATTGCGCCAGTTCCTCAAAGACCATAATGCGGAGGAGATTCAGGTGATGGCGAAAATTGAGAAGCCGCAAGCCATTGAGAATTTAGAGGCGATCGCCGCTGAGTGTGATGGTATTATGGTCGCGCGCGGAGACTTGGGCGTAGAAATGAGTCCGGAAAAAGTCCCGAAGCTGCAAAAGCGCATTATCCAATTGTGCAATCAACGGGGAATTCCAGTCATTACCGCGACGCAGATGTTGGAGAGCATGATTCATAACCCCAGGCCGACTCGTGCGGAAGCCTCGGATGTGGCAAACGCAATTATTGATGGCACGGATGCGGTAATGCTATCCGGAGAATCTGCCGTGGGTGCTTATCCGGTGAAAGCAGTAGAAATGTTGGTGAAAATTGCCTGCTCTACCGAAGAAGATGCCCAATTTCCCAATTATCCGCCATTAGAAATTGACGAAACCCATGCCTTGAGCGAAGCACTGCGGACGATCGATCGCATTCTAGATCTGCGTTGTATTGCCTGTTTTACCACCAGCGGCTATACGGCAATGCTGGCAGCAGCAGAGCGCCCAAAAGTCCCGGTTGTGGCATTTACTCCCCGCGATGTAGTCTATCACCGTCTCAATTTAGTCTGGGGAGTGAAACCTTTATTATTAAAGCATCCCGAGTTAGCATTGGAAGAGTTATTGGATATCATGAGCGATCGCCTATTGCAAGAAGAGTTAGTCATTCCCGGAGATAAAATTCTCATGTTAGGCGGATCTCCAATTCAGCAAACCCGAGGGACTAATTTCCTGAAAATTCATACAGTATAG
- a CDS encoding PIN domain-containing protein translates to MSSQPAIVIDTNILFSCLLSGESRFGEILLTSERDFFVCEQVIIELFKHKEKLVKISRLSEDEILQFYKILLKHISLYKEDLISEHNRINAYRLCQDIDESDTPHVALALELNGRLWTGDKKLKEGLKRKGFDRFFEPNSR, encoded by the coding sequence TTGTCGAGTCAACCCGCGATCGTTATTGACACTAATATTCTGTTTTCATGCTTGCTCAGTGGCGAATCTCGTTTTGGTGAAATTCTGTTGACTTCCGAGCGCGATTTTTTTGTCTGCGAACAAGTCATTATCGAATTATTCAAGCATAAAGAAAAGTTGGTGAAAATAAGTCGGTTATCAGAAGATGAAATATTGCAATTTTATAAAATACTGCTGAAACATATTTCTCTATATAAGGAAGACTTAATTTCCGAGCACAATAGAATCAATGCTTATCGTTTGTGTCAAGATATTGATGAAAGCGATACTCCTCATGTAGCCTTGGCCTTAGAATTGAACGGTAGATTATGGACGGGAGATAAAAAGCTTAAAGAAGGATTAAAAAGAAAGGGGTTCGATCGCTTTTTTGAACCCAATTCACGTTAA
- a CDS encoding helix-turn-helix transcriptional regulator produces the protein MAKMKPISRIAKLREEKGLTQLELAQLLEVTENTVANWEKGRSGLDWIVRVSKLCKLFECTPDDLLEYIPDTEPVETTPKKRSLEDLRRLINTHEAAPSKSTPRPWKSEV, from the coding sequence ATGGCTAAGATGAAACCCATATCCCGTATCGCTAAGCTGCGCGAGGAGAAGGGACTCACCCAGCTTGAACTGGCCCAACTCCTGGAGGTGACGGAAAATACTGTCGCGAACTGGGAAAAGGGCAGAAGTGGCTTAGACTGGATTGTGCGGGTGAGCAAACTCTGCAAGTTATTTGAATGTACGCCTGACGATCTACTCGAGTATATTCCCGATACCGAGCCAGTTGAAACAACACCAAAGAAACGCTCTTTGGAAGACCTACGCCGATTAATTAACACCCACGAAGCTGCTCCATCTAAGTCAACTCCCCGCCCTTGGAAATCGGAGGTTTAG
- a CDS encoding PIN domain-containing protein has product MIEVMVDADLILEFFINRECFVGDAEELWKLFQSRTIKGYISKPGLEKINYFLIILGGKEMANKIIVEIQKCIEVCLVDFAVMQEARSLDIEDFESAVEVSCAKENNIYAILTQTPEIFRKADLSVLKVVDLLDRYKLWNLALPTSNKIFSTNVFYDEKDIDQDVSINSCHQLTKQIVTINHLSNALAALPILILNIPWTLPLLLALFFVRNLLGFTSRIEFIIDKNEEKRHFALWRYFLLISGVLIQSISTGVATEGILNQQTLSYLKAEELIQEQVLIIKRMSFMVDIQPVSGMVDIHPKHTTLKSEWEEKAIIHNTVVNDLEFSITGFTILQDASFIQYNKLNSGKILESKWESMLLIRNTVGNDLEFIKQEFPLSYKLHFTKEGTLKYPMELIRLATLSYITKLSQLDFVGLAYPLFFSLLLLTVNTCTCTIAILYTTEK; this is encoded by the coding sequence ATGATTGAAGTGATGGTAGATGCCGATCTAATTTTAGAATTTTTCATAAATCGGGAGTGCTTTGTTGGGGATGCAGAAGAATTATGGAAGCTATTTCAGTCTCGTACGATTAAAGGGTATATATCAAAACCTGGACTAGAAAAAATAAACTATTTCCTCATCATACTTGGAGGCAAGGAAATGGCTAATAAAATTATTGTAGAAATCCAAAAATGCATTGAAGTTTGCCTCGTTGATTTTGCTGTCATGCAAGAGGCAAGATCTCTCGATATTGAAGATTTTGAATCAGCAGTGGAAGTCTCTTGTGCAAAGGAAAATAATATTTATGCAATCCTTACTCAAACACCAGAAATATTTAGAAAAGCTGATTTATCTGTCCTAAAAGTAGTTGATTTATTAGACCGATACAAATTATGGAATTTGGCTTTGCCAACTAGTAATAAAATATTTTCAACTAATGTTTTTTATGACGAAAAAGACATCGATCAAGATGTTTCAATTAATTCATGCCATCAATTAACAAAACAAATTGTCACGATTAATCACCTATCTAATGCTCTTGCTGCCTTACCCATTCTTATTTTAAATATCCCGTGGACATTGCCATTATTATTGGCTCTTTTCTTTGTTAGAAATTTACTTGGATTTACGTCAAGGATAGAATTTATTATAGACAAAAATGAAGAAAAAAGACATTTTGCTTTGTGGAGATACTTTTTATTGATTTCGGGAGTATTGATTCAATCCATTAGTACTGGAGTTGCAACGGAAGGAATTTTAAATCAACAGACATTAAGTTACTTAAAAGCTGAAGAGTTAATTCAGGAGCAAGTGTTAATAATTAAACGTATGAGTTTCATGGTAGATATACAACCTGTGAGTGGCATGGTAGATATACACCCGAAGCATACCACTCTTAAAAGTGAATGGGAGGAAAAAGCAATTATTCATAATACTGTAGTCAACGATTTAGAATTTTCAATAACAGGATTTACCATTTTACAGGATGCTTCTTTTATTCAATATAACAAGCTAAATTCCGGAAAAATTTTGGAAAGTAAATGGGAATCAATGCTTTTAATTCGTAATACTGTAGGCAATGACTTAGAATTTATTAAACAAGAATTTCCTCTGTCATATAAACTACATTTTACCAAAGAGGGTACACTAAAATATCCGATGGAGCTAATACGATTGGCAACTTTAAGCTATATCACAAAACTTTCTCAGTTAGATTTTGTAGGCTTAGCATACCCTCTTTTCTTTTCACTACTATTATTGACTGTCAATACATGTACTTGTACAATAGCTATTCTCTATACCACAGAGAAATAG
- the crtD gene encoding C-3',4' desaturase CrtD, with amino-acid sequence MPQSPSSSKPRCIVVGAGIGGLTTAALLARRGYDVLTLDQAIVPGGCASTFQRRGFTFDVGATQVAGLEPGGIHHRIFQELEIELPEATPCDPACAVFLPGETEPISVWRNPDKWRQERQQQFPGSEPFWQLMNALFEASWRFQGRDPVLPPRDLWDLWQLVQALRPDTLITVPFTLMTVWDALRLMGVGSDRRLKTFLDMQLKLYSQVDTTETALLYAATALGVSQEPQGLYHLQGSMQVLSDRLVSSLERDRGKLLMRHSVEQIETKNGQVTGVRIRNVKTGETWSEPADRVIANVTIHNLVQLLRSDDLATKIYVNGYRQRLKQVPSPSGAFVVYLGVEQATIPENCPPHLQFMYDYDGPIGENNSLFVSVSHPGDGRAPDGKATIIASSFVDTEQWQNEDNYEALKKQFTEDAIAKLGKYFDLSPDRIIHVEAATPRTFANYTARDRGIVGGMGQRLSTFGPFGFANRTPIGNLWLVGDSTHPGEGTAGVSYSALTVVRQMEALPPKL; translated from the coding sequence GTGCCTCAGTCTCCCTCCAGCTCCAAACCCCGCTGTATCGTTGTCGGTGCGGGTATTGGCGGTTTAACCACAGCCGCACTCCTCGCTCGTCGCGGCTATGATGTTCTTACTCTAGACCAAGCTATCGTTCCCGGAGGATGCGCGTCTACGTTTCAGCGACGCGGGTTTACGTTTGATGTGGGTGCGACGCAAGTAGCGGGGTTAGAACCGGGAGGCATTCACCATCGCATCTTTCAGGAGTTGGAGATAGAACTACCGGAAGCCACTCCTTGCGACCCTGCTTGTGCGGTATTTCTCCCCGGCGAAACGGAGCCTATTTCCGTGTGGCGCAACCCAGATAAATGGCGACAAGAACGACAGCAGCAGTTTCCGGGAAGCGAACCCTTTTGGCAGTTGATGAATGCGCTTTTTGAGGCCAGTTGGCGGTTTCAGGGACGAGATCCAGTTTTGCCTCCCCGCGACTTGTGGGACTTGTGGCAACTGGTGCAGGCCTTGCGTCCGGATACATTAATTACCGTGCCCTTTACGTTAATGACGGTGTGGGATGCATTGCGGTTGATGGGAGTAGGAAGCGATCGCCGCCTGAAAACTTTCCTCGATATGCAACTGAAATTATACTCCCAAGTCGATACTACGGAAACCGCGCTCTTATACGCTGCAACCGCTCTCGGGGTCTCCCAAGAACCGCAAGGACTGTATCATTTACAAGGGAGTATGCAAGTATTGAGCGATCGCCTAGTCAGTTCCCTCGAGCGCGATCGCGGAAAACTCCTCATGCGCCACAGCGTCGAACAGATCGAAACCAAGAACGGACAAGTCACCGGAGTTCGCATCCGCAATGTGAAAACCGGGGAAACCTGGAGCGAACCCGCCGATCGTGTTATTGCTAATGTTACTATCCATAATTTAGTCCAACTCTTGCGCTCTGACGATCTGGCGACCAAAATTTATGTGAACGGTTATCGCCAGCGCCTGAAACAAGTTCCGTCACCGAGCGGCGCTTTCGTCGTCTATCTGGGAGTCGAACAAGCAACTATTCCAGAAAACTGCCCGCCGCACCTGCAATTCATGTACGATTATGACGGCCCCATTGGCGAAAATAACTCGCTCTTTGTCTCCGTCAGCCATCCCGGAGACGGACGCGCGCCAGACGGAAAAGCTACTATTATCGCGTCTTCCTTCGTCGATACCGAGCAATGGCAGAATGAAGATAACTACGAAGCATTAAAGAAACAGTTTACCGAAGATGCGATCGCCAAACTCGGAAAATATTTCGATCTATCGCCAGACCGCATCATCCATGTCGAAGCCGCTACGCCGCGTACCTTCGCTAACTATACGGCCCGCGATCGCGGTATTGTAGGCGGTATGGGACAACGACTGAGCACCTTCGGCCCTTTTGGTTTCGCCAACCGCACCCCCATCGGTAACCTGTGGCTCGTCGGCGACTCCACCCATCCTGGAGAAGGAACCGCAGGAGTTTCCTATTCTGCTTTAACTGTCGTCCGCCAAATGGAAGCATTACCACCTAAACTGTAA